Proteins encoded in a region of the Pigmentiphaga litoralis genome:
- a CDS encoding YbaK/EbsC family protein, whose protein sequence is MSLASVRRFLDEHAPDIDLIELDTSTATVPLAAAAHGVAPGQIAKTLSLRIGERVVLVVTPGDRRLDNKKMKAALGGKPRFLEADDVARLTGHPVGGVCPFGLATPLPVLCDVALQAYDVVLPAAGDIHSAIRIAPQRMADLTGAQWVDVCAEPVAAESS, encoded by the coding sequence ATGAGCCTGGCTTCGGTCCGCCGCTTTCTTGACGAACACGCTCCCGACATCGACCTGATCGAACTCGACACCAGCACGGCCACCGTGCCCCTGGCCGCGGCAGCCCATGGTGTGGCGCCCGGCCAGATCGCCAAGACGCTGTCCTTGCGCATTGGCGAACGGGTGGTGCTGGTGGTGACCCCGGGCGACCGCCGCCTGGACAACAAGAAAATGAAAGCGGCCCTGGGCGGCAAGCCCCGCTTTCTTGAAGCCGACGACGTGGCGCGGCTGACGGGCCACCCCGTGGGCGGCGTATGCCCCTTCGGCCTGGCCACGCCGCTGCCCGTGCTGTGCGACGTGGCGCTGCAGGCGTACGACGTGGTCTTGCCTGCCGCCGGTGACATCCATTCCGCGATCCGCATCGCGCCGCAGCGCATGGCGGACCTGACCGGGGCGCAGTGGGTGGACGTGTGCGCGGAACCGGTCGCAGCAGAATCATCCTGA
- a CDS encoding ABC transporter permease codes for MNLYAIRAIYRFEMARTFRTLMQSIASPVISTSLYFVVFGSAIGSRMVAIDGISYGAFIIPGLIMLSLLNESISNASFGIYMPKYSGTIYEVLSAPLSYVEIVIGYVGAAATKSVMLGLIMLVTARLFIPFEIVHPVWMVTFLVLTAVTFSLFGFIIGIWADGFEKLQIIPMMIVTPLTFLGGSFYSIDMLPPFWQKVTLFNPVVYLVSGFRWAFYGVADVSLFASVGMTLVFLLLCMLGVRWIFRTGYRLKN; via the coding sequence ATGAACCTGTACGCCATCCGCGCTATCTACCGCTTTGAAATGGCGCGCACTTTCCGCACCCTGATGCAGAGCATTGCATCACCGGTCATTTCCACGTCCTTGTACTTCGTGGTGTTCGGCTCGGCCATCGGCTCGCGCATGGTGGCCATCGACGGGATCAGCTACGGGGCCTTCATCATTCCCGGCCTGATCATGTTGTCGTTGCTGAATGAAAGCATTTCGAACGCGTCATTCGGCATCTACATGCCCAAGTATTCCGGAACGATCTACGAGGTCCTGTCGGCCCCCCTGTCGTATGTCGAGATCGTGATCGGCTACGTAGGCGCCGCGGCGACCAAGTCGGTCATGCTGGGGCTGATCATGCTGGTGACCGCCAGGCTGTTCATTCCGTTCGAGATCGTGCACCCGGTGTGGATGGTGACCTTCCTGGTCCTGACCGCGGTCACCTTCAGCCTGTTCGGTTTCATCATCGGCATCTGGGCCGACGGCTTCGAAAAGCTGCAGATCATTCCGATGATGATCGTGACCCCGCTGACCTTCCTGGGCGGCAGCTTTTATTCGATCGACATGCTGCCGCCCTTCTGGCAGAAAGTGACCCTGTTCAATCCGGTGGTGTATCTGGTCAGCGGTTTCCGCTGGGCCTTCTATGGCGTGGCGGACGTCAGCCTGTTCGCCAGCGTCGGCATGACGCTGGTGTTCCTTCTGCTCTGCATGCTGGGCGTGCGGTGGATCTTCCGCACCGGTTACCGGCTCAAGAACTGA
- a CDS encoding uracil-DNA glycosylase family protein: MPLTPARLAAFRAAARDLQGIDIDAYTASGKDPLDPILGLGAPTRRIAFFGRDPGRDEVRRGEPFIGAGGQLVRRVIQEHLTGHAAADMDTLSALTDDFFWINTVPYKPIGNKAWSMAAKRRFQPLIADLLLNVWRGDTVITLGREAFLWFGIGQPADTRAQLDAFWARDDRFVRTLTVSLQTSTTASCPLTLCPLPHPSPLNAVWYARFPGLLRDRLVALDVRRDTLDSRQA; the protein is encoded by the coding sequence ATGCCCCTGACCCCCGCCCGTCTGGCCGCCTTTCGCGCCGCTGCCCGCGACTTGCAGGGCATCGACATCGACGCCTACACCGCCAGCGGCAAGGATCCGCTGGATCCCATCCTGGGCCTGGGTGCGCCCACCCGGCGCATCGCCTTTTTCGGGCGGGATCCGGGCCGCGACGAAGTGCGGCGCGGCGAACCGTTTATTGGCGCGGGGGGCCAACTGGTGCGGCGCGTGATTCAGGAACACCTGACGGGACACGCCGCAGCCGACATGGACACATTGAGCGCGCTCACGGATGACTTCTTCTGGATCAACACCGTTCCCTACAAGCCAATTGGCAACAAAGCCTGGTCCATGGCGGCCAAGCGGCGCTTCCAACCGCTGATCGCCGACTTGCTGCTGAACGTGTGGCGCGGCGATACCGTGATCACGCTGGGGCGCGAAGCGTTCCTGTGGTTTGGCATCGGGCAGCCGGCGGACACGCGCGCGCAGCTGGATGCGTTCTGGGCGCGCGACGACCGGTTCGTCCGCACACTGACAGTCTCGTTGCAGACGTCCACGACAGCATCCTGTCCATTGACGCTCTGCCCCCTGCCCCACCCGTCTCCGCTGAATGCCGTCTGGTATGCGCGGTTTCCGGGCTTGCTGCGCGACCGGCTGGTGGCGCTGGATGTTCGTCGCGACACGCTGGATAGTCGACAGGCCTAG
- a CDS encoding thiamine pyrophosphate-binding protein: MTLPVPSPAATVRRDIPQPSRSEGIWGSDALAEMIRSLDIPYVCLNPGSSFRGLHDSLVNYLGNQKPQMLLCLHEEHAVAMAHGYAKVTGKPLGAIVHSNVGLMHATMAIYDIWCDRLPVVIMGATGPVDAARRRPWIDWLHTAQDQGALVRHYTKWDCQPASVGASYEALLRAKQIAETAPPGPTYVCFDAAMQEQKLDAIPPLPDASRYAPPPTTYPDPKLVDQALALLKGAKNPMILMGRATRDKAAWDRRVQLAETLNAKVLTDLKTGAAFPTDHPLHLAPPGVFLSGDTGALLKQADVVLSLDWVDLAGTLKQGWGNAPVGCKVIQVSVDQYIHNGWSMDHQGLPPADIYLACGIEPVVEELLARLDVKPASDYTPAEWAKPAAAADGSISIHALAATLKDVVGDDDICLMRLPLGWAGDMWHFRHPLDYLGGDGGGGIGSGPGMSVGSALALKDTGRLPVSILGDGDFMMGNAGLWTAANAGIPMLIITANNRSFFNDEVHQERVAKERGRPVENRWIGQRIDDPAPDLAMMARAQGLKGVGPVTDPASLADVLREAIAAVREGAAVVVDVHVTAGYSPSMAAGMTRSHDE, translated from the coding sequence ATGACTCTTCCCGTGCCCAGCCCTGCCGCCACCGTCAGGCGCGACATTCCGCAGCCTTCCCGCAGCGAGGGCATCTGGGGCAGCGACGCGCTCGCCGAAATGATTCGAAGCCTGGACATTCCGTATGTCTGCCTGAATCCCGGCTCGAGCTTTCGCGGCCTGCACGACAGCCTGGTGAATTACCTGGGCAACCAGAAACCGCAGATGCTGCTGTGCCTGCATGAAGAACATGCCGTGGCCATGGCGCATGGTTATGCCAAGGTCACCGGCAAGCCGCTGGGCGCCATCGTGCACAGCAACGTCGGCCTGATGCACGCCACCATGGCCATCTATGACATCTGGTGCGATCGCCTGCCGGTCGTCATCATGGGCGCCACCGGCCCCGTCGATGCGGCCCGCCGCCGTCCATGGATCGACTGGCTGCACACCGCGCAAGACCAGGGCGCGCTGGTGCGCCACTACACCAAATGGGACTGCCAGCCGGCATCGGTGGGCGCATCGTATGAAGCGCTGCTGCGCGCCAAGCAGATCGCCGAAACCGCGCCGCCCGGACCGACCTATGTCTGCTTCGATGCGGCCATGCAGGAACAGAAGCTGGATGCGATCCCGCCGCTGCCCGATGCGTCCCGTTATGCGCCGCCGCCCACCACCTATCCGGATCCCAAGCTGGTGGATCAGGCGTTGGCGCTGCTGAAGGGGGCGAAGAACCCGATGATCCTGATGGGCCGCGCCACACGGGACAAGGCCGCCTGGGACCGCCGCGTGCAACTGGCTGAAACGCTGAACGCCAAGGTGCTGACCGACCTGAAGACGGGCGCCGCCTTCCCGACCGACCATCCGCTGCACCTGGCGCCCCCGGGCGTCTTCCTGTCCGGCGACACGGGCGCGCTGCTCAAGCAGGCCGACGTGGTGCTGAGCCTGGACTGGGTCGACCTGGCGGGCACGCTCAAGCAGGGCTGGGGCAATGCGCCCGTCGGCTGCAAGGTCATCCAGGTATCGGTCGATCAATACATCCACAACGGCTGGAGCATGGACCACCAGGGCCTGCCGCCCGCCGACATCTACCTGGCCTGCGGGATCGAACCCGTGGTCGAAGAACTGCTGGCGCGACTGGACGTCAAGCCGGCCAGCGACTACACGCCGGCCGAGTGGGCCAAGCCTGCCGCCGCGGCTGATGGTTCGATCAGCATCCACGCGCTGGCCGCGACGCTCAAGGACGTGGTCGGTGACGATGACATCTGCCTGATGCGCCTGCCGCTGGGCTGGGCCGGCGACATGTGGCACTTCCGTCATCCGCTCGACTACCTGGGCGGCGACGGCGGTGGCGGCATCGGGTCCGGACCGGGCATGTCGGTGGGGTCGGCGCTGGCCTTGAAGGATACGGGCCGCCTGCCCGTGTCCATCCTGGGCGATGGCGACTTCATGATGGGCAATGCGGGCCTGTGGACTGCGGCCAATGCCGGCATTCCGATGCTGATCATCACGGCCAACAACCGGTCCTTCTTCAACGACGAAGTGCACCAGGAACGCGTGGCCAAGGAACGCGGCCGCCCGGTCGAAAACCGCTGGATCGGCCAGCGCATCGATGACCCGGCGCCCGACCTGGCCATGATGGCGCGCGCCCAGGGGCTCAAGGGTGTCGGCCCGGTCACCGACCCCGCCAGCTTGGCCGACGTGCTGCGCGAAGCCATTGCCGCGGTGCGTGAAGGCGCTGCCGTGGTGGTGGACGTGCACGTGACCGCGGGCTACAGCCCGTCCATGGCCGCCGGCATGACCCGCAGCCACGACGAATGA
- a CDS encoding nitroreductase — MTSAFATDASSTATVVDAAITSRRSVRAFLPRPVPEADVRAILQVASRAPSGSNVQPWKVYVLTGDRLTALSDAIVAVYNDPHKAAAQSEPYAYYPRQWIEPYLARRRKVGWDLYGLLGIGKGDKPAMHAQHGRNYRFFDAPVGLLFTIDTTMEQGSWLDYGMFLQSIMVAARGRGLDTCPQAAFNGFHEVIRAELALPDNETFVCGMALGYADPDAIANRLTTERAAIDDFVTFLS, encoded by the coding sequence ATGACCTCCGCTTTCGCGACCGACGCTTCCTCAACCGCCACGGTGGTCGACGCCGCGATTACCAGCCGGCGATCCGTCCGCGCATTCCTGCCGCGGCCGGTGCCCGAGGCGGATGTACGAGCCATTCTGCAGGTGGCGTCCCGCGCCCCGTCGGGCAGCAATGTGCAGCCCTGGAAAGTCTACGTGCTGACGGGGGACCGACTGACGGCACTGTCGGACGCCATCGTTGCCGTCTACAACGATCCGCACAAGGCGGCTGCGCAGTCCGAGCCCTATGCCTATTACCCGCGCCAGTGGATCGAGCCTTATCTGGCGCGCCGCCGCAAGGTCGGCTGGGACCTGTACGGCCTGTTGGGGATCGGCAAGGGCGACAAGCCAGCCATGCACGCACAACACGGCCGCAACTATCGCTTCTTTGACGCGCCGGTCGGCCTGCTCTTCACCATCGACACCACCATGGAGCAAGGCAGCTGGCTGGACTACGGCATGTTCCTGCAATCCATCATGGTGGCGGCGCGCGGGCGCGGGCTGGACACCTGCCCGCAAGCGGCCTTCAACGGCTTTCACGAGGTCATCCGCGCCGAGCTGGCGCTGCCCGACAACGAGACCTTCGTGTGCGGCATGGCCCTGGGCTACGCCGACCCCGACGCCATCGCCAACCGCCTGACGACCGAGCGCGCGGCGATTGATGACTTCGTCACGTTTCTTTCCTGA
- a CDS encoding sulfite exporter TauE/SafE family protein — protein sequence MSAFWSPLVAALFSPVALATIVIFGVAGCVKGIVGLGLPTVAMGLLALVMPPAQAAALLIIPAFLTNVWQALPWRSAWRVLRRLAGMQVGVCAGTWLAAWKWGAPSGAGAAYLLGGALMAYGAWGLLARPLHLSRQTERWLGPLAGAATGAIAAITGVFVIPAVPYLQSLGLTRDELVQAMAISFMISVAALAVVLARSADISLGVAGASALLLLPAWVGMLIGQRIRHALSPTVFRRCFLGSLILLGGYMVVAQAIKG from the coding sequence ATGTCTGCTTTCTGGTCTCCCCTTGTGGCTGCCTTGTTTTCCCCTGTCGCCCTCGCAACCATCGTCATCTTTGGGGTGGCGGGCTGCGTGAAGGGCATCGTCGGATTGGGGCTGCCGACGGTCGCGATGGGTTTGCTGGCGTTGGTCATGCCACCTGCGCAGGCCGCGGCGTTGCTGATCATCCCGGCCTTCCTGACCAACGTGTGGCAGGCCCTGCCGTGGCGATCGGCGTGGCGCGTGCTGCGCCGCCTGGCCGGCATGCAGGTGGGCGTGTGTGCGGGCACGTGGCTGGCGGCCTGGAAGTGGGGAGCCCCATCGGGCGCCGGTGCGGCCTACCTGCTCGGTGGCGCGCTGATGGCCTACGGCGCGTGGGGGTTGCTGGCTCGGCCCCTGCATCTGTCACGGCAGACCGAGCGTTGGCTGGGGCCACTGGCAGGCGCAGCGACCGGTGCCATTGCAGCAATCACGGGCGTGTTCGTCATTCCTGCCGTCCCGTACTTGCAGTCGCTGGGCCTGACCCGCGACGAGCTGGTCCAGGCCATGGCCATCAGCTTCATGATCTCGGTGGCGGCGCTGGCGGTGGTGCTGGCCCGCAGCGCCGATATCTCGCTGGGTGTGGCCGGGGCGTCGGCGCTGTTGTTGCTGCCCGCATGGGTGGGGATGCTGATCGGCCAGCGCATACGCCATGCGTTATCGCCCACGGTGTTCCGCCGATGTTTCCTGGGCAGCCTGATTCTTCTGGGCGGCTACATGGTCGTAGCGCAAGCGATCAAAGGCTGA
- a CDS encoding LysR substrate-binding domain-containing protein, with protein sequence MRLDLTDLQLFLHICEAGSITGGAQRSHMTLASASERIRDLEAALGEPLLIRNRRGVTETPAGRTLAHHARLVTQQMEHLKGELNQYGNGVRGHVRLRANAAAISEHLPEVLADFLVAHPLVSLDVHEHTSADIAHGVRTGMCDIGVASDAADLQGLIVMPFRADQLLLILPKDHPLADGRSVAFADVLDEPFIGQAEQGAMAALLTHHARLAGKTLAYRVRLDSMDAICRMVGRGAGVAVVPEAAARRMGRAAGIRRLRLTDAWTRRQVVVCVRAPDQLPLPARQLLDHLLAQAG encoded by the coding sequence ATGCGCCTTGACCTGACCGACCTGCAACTCTTCCTTCATATCTGCGAAGCCGGCTCCATTACGGGCGGTGCGCAGCGGTCGCACATGACCCTGGCGTCTGCCAGCGAACGCATCCGCGACCTGGAAGCGGCGCTGGGCGAACCGCTGCTGATTCGCAATCGGCGGGGCGTGACCGAGACGCCTGCCGGGCGCACGCTTGCCCATCATGCACGTCTGGTTACCCAGCAGATGGAGCATCTGAAGGGCGAGCTGAACCAGTACGGCAACGGGGTGCGGGGCCATGTCCGGCTGCGCGCCAATGCCGCGGCCATCAGTGAACATTTGCCCGAAGTGCTGGCGGATTTCCTGGTGGCGCACCCATTGGTGTCGCTGGATGTGCATGAACACACCAGCGCCGACATCGCCCACGGCGTGCGCACCGGCATGTGCGACATCGGCGTGGCGTCGGACGCGGCCGACCTGCAAGGCCTGATCGTGATGCCATTCAGGGCGGATCAGCTGCTGCTGATTCTGCCTAAGGACCACCCGTTGGCTGACGGCAGGTCCGTCGCATTCGCGGACGTGCTCGACGAACCCTTCATCGGTCAGGCAGAGCAAGGCGCCATGGCCGCATTGTTGACGCACCACGCCAGGCTGGCGGGCAAGACGCTGGCGTATCGGGTGCGGCTGGACAGCATGGACGCCATCTGCCGGATGGTCGGGCGCGGCGCGGGCGTGGCCGTGGTTCCCGAAGCGGCCGCGCGGCGGATGGGTCGCGCGGCCGGTATCCGCAGGCTGCGGTTGACCGACGCCTGGACGCGCCGGCAGGTGGTGGTGTGCGTGCGGGCCCCGGATCAACTGCCCCTGCCCGCTCGCCAGTTGCTGGACCATCTGCTGGCGCAGGCCGGATAG
- a CDS encoding aldehyde dehydrogenase family protein has translation MSSTVSTAPKKGSIDPATVIPTHRDLFYGGEWHAPASGRYVPTLNPGLNRQVGEAADADAADVDAAVKAAHAAYPAWRRMKPMERAAIMRRAATVLRDHAEELALIDAINTGNPVSEMISDANIAAASLDYFAGVVMELKGSTIPMGDDRLNYTLREPLGVVARIVAYNHPFMFVGAKIAAPLAAGNTVVMKSAEPAPLSGIRLAELIGPIFPPGVLNILSGGKECGQALTVHPLVKKITLIGSVPTGKAIMRSAADSLKPVLLELGGKNALIGFPDADVKALTDGLVRGMNFTWAGQSCGSTSRAFIHASIYDQVVEGAARLTCERHKPGMATDWSTTMGCVINQTQYDKIMKYILSGKEEGARLVIGGKHPDTEGLADGFFIEPTIFADVNADMTIAREEIFGPVLSMFKWEDEDELFEMVNRVELGLTASIWTRDLVTAHRAAQRVEAGYVWINDTSKHFLGAPFGGYKQSGIGREECFEELLEFSQIKNVNVNLAP, from the coding sequence ATGAGCAGCACCGTGTCTACCGCCCCCAAGAAGGGCAGCATCGATCCCGCCACCGTGATCCCGACCCATCGCGACCTGTTCTACGGTGGCGAATGGCATGCGCCGGCCAGTGGCCGTTACGTGCCCACCCTGAACCCCGGCCTGAACCGGCAGGTGGGTGAAGCCGCCGACGCCGACGCCGCCGACGTCGATGCGGCCGTCAAGGCTGCCCACGCCGCCTATCCGGCCTGGCGCCGCATGAAGCCGATGGAGCGCGCCGCCATCATGCGCCGCGCCGCCACCGTGCTGCGCGATCATGCCGAAGAACTTGCGCTGATCGATGCCATCAACACCGGCAATCCGGTGTCCGAAATGATTTCGGACGCCAATATCGCGGCCGCCAGCCTCGATTACTTTGCGGGCGTCGTGATGGAATTGAAGGGATCGACGATCCCGATGGGCGACGACCGCCTGAATTACACGCTGCGCGAACCGCTGGGCGTGGTGGCCCGCATCGTGGCCTACAACCATCCCTTCATGTTCGTGGGCGCCAAGATCGCCGCCCCCCTGGCCGCCGGCAACACGGTCGTCATGAAGTCGGCCGAACCGGCGCCGCTGTCGGGCATCCGGTTGGCCGAACTGATCGGCCCGATCTTTCCGCCGGGCGTGCTCAACATCCTGAGCGGCGGCAAGGAATGCGGCCAGGCGCTGACCGTGCATCCGCTGGTCAAGAAGATCACCCTGATCGGCAGCGTGCCGACCGGCAAAGCGATCATGCGCAGCGCGGCCGATTCGCTCAAGCCCGTGCTGCTGGAACTGGGCGGCAAGAATGCCCTGATCGGCTTTCCGGATGCCGACGTCAAGGCGCTGACCGACGGACTGGTGCGCGGCATGAACTTCACGTGGGCGGGCCAATCCTGCGGATCGACCAGCCGCGCGTTCATTCACGCATCGATCTACGACCAGGTGGTGGAGGGCGCTGCCAGGCTGACGTGCGAACGGCACAAACCCGGCATGGCGACCGACTGGTCCACGACCATGGGCTGCGTCATCAACCAGACCCAGTACGACAAGATCATGAAGTACATCCTCTCGGGCAAGGAAGAGGGCGCGCGGCTGGTGATCGGCGGCAAGCATCCGGACACCGAAGGGCTGGCCGACGGCTTCTTTATCGAGCCCACCATCTTTGCCGACGTGAATGCCGACATGACCATCGCCCGCGAAGAAATCTTCGGTCCGGTCCTGTCGATGTTCAAGTGGGAAGACGAAGACGAACTGTTCGAGATGGTGAACCGCGTCGAACTGGGCCTGACTGCATCGATCTGGACGCGCGACCTGGTCACGGCCCATCGTGCCGCGCAACGTGTGGAAGCAGGCTATGTCTGGATCAATGACACCAGCAAGCATTTCCTGGGCGCGCCGTTCGGCGGCTACAAGCAGTCGGGCATCGGCCGCGAAGAATGTTTTGAAGAACTGCTGGAGTTCTCGCAGATCAAGAACGTGAACGTCAACCTGGCGCCGTGA
- a CDS encoding Bug family tripartite tricarboxylate transporter substrate binding protein has product MTFIRTLIAAAIGTAVLASPLAAVAADAYPNKPIRLVVPFGPGGGTDIVGRLVAPYLSAKLGQQVIVENRAGAGGAIGSNLVAKGAPDGYTILFTDTARTIGPYMQKDLAFDISKDLQPLGLIAGTPLLLLANPNIPVKSFAELITYAKANPGKLNYGSSGNGTPQHFAVELLKAASGIDITHVPYKGAAAVVTDAVGGQVDLASATPAPSAEFIRTERLRPLVVMEPKRLASLPNVPAAAEKYPDVVLSIWFGLMVASGTDPAIRKKLETAVNEVAANPEYVEKLRTAGFEPNSENAGQFKARIERELKVFGDVAKKAGIKPE; this is encoded by the coding sequence ATGACCTTCATTCGCACCCTGATCGCCGCCGCGATCGGCACGGCCGTTCTGGCCAGCCCGTTGGCCGCAGTGGCCGCTGACGCCTATCCCAACAAACCGATCCGGCTCGTCGTGCCGTTCGGCCCGGGCGGCGGCACCGACATCGTCGGCCGGCTGGTCGCACCGTATCTGTCAGCCAAGCTGGGCCAGCAGGTCATTGTCGAAAATCGCGCCGGTGCCGGTGGCGCCATCGGCTCGAACCTGGTCGCCAAGGGCGCGCCCGATGGCTACACGATCCTGTTTACGGACACCGCGCGCACCATCGGCCCGTACATGCAGAAGGACCTGGCCTTTGACATCTCGAAAGACCTGCAGCCGCTGGGCCTGATCGCCGGCACGCCCTTGCTGCTGCTGGCCAATCCGAACATTCCGGTCAAGTCGTTCGCCGAACTGATCACCTATGCCAAGGCCAACCCCGGCAAGCTGAACTACGGCAGCTCGGGCAACGGCACGCCGCAGCACTTTGCCGTCGAACTGCTCAAGGCCGCCAGCGGTATCGACATTACGCACGTGCCTTACAAGGGCGCGGCTGCCGTGGTGACCGATGCGGTGGGCGGCCAGGTGGACCTGGCCTCCGCCACACCCGCGCCGTCGGCCGAATTCATCCGCACCGAGCGGCTGCGCCCGCTGGTGGTCATGGAGCCCAAGCGCCTGGCCAGCCTGCCCAACGTACCCGCTGCGGCCGAGAAGTATCCCGACGTGGTGCTGAGCATCTGGTTCGGCCTGATGGTGGCGTCGGGTACCGATCCGGCGATTCGCAAGAAGCTGGAAACTGCCGTGAACGAGGTGGCTGCAAATCCGGAGTACGTCGAAAAGCTGCGCACGGCGGGCTTCGAGCCCAATAGCGAAAACGCCGGGCAGTTCAAGGCGCGCATCGAGCGGGAACTGAAGGTGTTTGGAGACGTGGCGAAGAAGGCGGGGATCAAGCCGGAATAG
- a CDS encoding PhoX family protein, producing the protein MSYLTDEFRAKKRAEQGVVTVEGQMLEDIVAANPSRRTMLKSGFGLSMLSVFGVTSLAACGGSDDNDNGTSTPTSPALNYGVTFTPIAKVTDRAAPAFDAVIVPNGYVAEVIFSAGDPVVAGSTGYKGAFQTSAETERQSGGQHDGMHFYAIPNVDPQKGGLLAINHEALDTAILFAGSYNAATATAEQKKIALSNVGVSVIEVQRADDGKWSVKQNSTYNKRYTGNTVYQVGGPAKSVVGNTVVGTLNNCSSGHTPWGTYLTCEESTDNYLDPTQPEVGYGWVVEIDPLGTLVQPTKRTAMGRFDHENTAYMTNSANRVAFYMGDDGTPGCIYKFIPSKAFDPANRAANANLLDEGTLYVARFNGDGSGNWVELTQGKNGLVVGATDPGNFTQVAVGAVAPSTVVNFNTQADVLVNTKSAARVAGGTLMDRPEWITVGQDGTVLCTLTNNGSRKRVDAANPRVDNAHGHIVRWKEAGNSPLATTFTWDLLLQAGDPSIAATNLKGNIVGNTFSSPDGIRIDPQGRLWVQTDSGTGANITDTFGNNSMYYIDQKTGESKRFLAGPTGCEITGIAYTPDLTTFFINIQHPTGKWPSANLPARSSTVVVRRTDGKPVGA; encoded by the coding sequence ATGTCCTATTTGACAGACGAGTTCCGCGCCAAAAAACGCGCCGAGCAAGGCGTGGTGACCGTTGAAGGTCAGATGCTGGAAGACATCGTGGCGGCCAATCCTAGCCGTCGCACCATGCTGAAAAGCGGCTTTGGCCTGTCGATGCTGTCGGTATTCGGCGTTACCAGCCTGGCAGCCTGTGGTGGCAGCGACGACAACGACAACGGTACGTCGACGCCGACCTCTCCCGCACTGAACTACGGCGTGACCTTCACGCCGATTGCCAAGGTCACCGACCGCGCTGCGCCGGCATTTGACGCCGTGATCGTTCCGAACGGCTATGTGGCCGAAGTGATCTTCTCGGCCGGTGACCCGGTCGTTGCCGGCTCGACCGGCTACAAGGGCGCCTTCCAGACGTCCGCTGAAACCGAGCGCCAGTCCGGTGGCCAGCATGACGGCATGCACTTCTACGCGATCCCGAACGTTGATCCGCAAAAGGGTGGCCTGCTCGCCATCAACCACGAAGCGCTGGATACCGCCATCCTGTTCGCCGGCAGCTACAACGCCGCCACCGCCACTGCGGAACAGAAGAAGATCGCCCTGTCGAACGTTGGCGTGTCGGTCATTGAAGTGCAGCGTGCCGACGACGGCAAGTGGTCGGTCAAGCAGAACTCAACCTACAACAAGCGCTACACCGGCAACACGGTCTACCAGGTCGGCGGCCCGGCCAAATCGGTCGTGGGCAACACGGTCGTCGGTACCCTGAACAACTGCTCGAGCGGCCATACGCCGTGGGGCACGTACCTGACCTGTGAAGAGTCGACCGACAACTACCTGGATCCGACGCAGCCGGAAGTCGGCTACGGCTGGGTCGTGGAAATCGATCCGCTGGGCACGCTGGTCCAGCCCACGAAGCGCACGGCCATGGGCCGCTTCGACCACGAAAACACCGCCTACATGACGAACTCGGCCAACCGCGTTGCGTTCTACATGGGCGATGACGGCACGCCGGGCTGTATCTACAAGTTCATCCCGAGCAAGGCTTTCGATCCGGCCAACCGCGCCGCGAACGCCAACCTGCTGGACGAAGGCACGTTGTACGTCGCGCGCTTCAACGGCGACGGTTCGGGCAACTGGGTCGAGCTGACCCAGGGCAAGAACGGCCTGGTGGTCGGTGCGACCGATCCGGGCAACTTCACGCAAGTCGCCGTGGGCGCCGTTGCCCCATCGACCGTCGTGAACTTCAACACGCAAGCCGACGTGCTGGTCAACACCAAGTCGGCCGCCCGTGTGGCTGGCGGTACGCTGATGGACCGTCCGGAGTGGATCACGGTCGGCCAGGACGGCACCGTGCTGTGCACGCTGACCAACAACGGCAGCCGCAAGCGTGTCGACGCCGCCAACCCGCGTGTCGACAACGCCCACGGTCATATCGTCCGTTGGAAGGAAGCCGGCAACTCGCCGCTGGCCACGACCTTCACGTGGGACCTGCTGCTGCAAGCGGGTGACCCATCGATCGCTGCCACGAACCTGAAGGGCAACATCGTCGGCAATACGTTCTCGAGCCCGGACGGCATCCGCATTGACCCGCAAGGTCGCCTGTGGGTCCAGACCGACTCGGGTACCGGCGCCAACATCACGGACACCTTCGGCAATAACTCGATGTACTACATCGACCAGAAGACCGGCGAATCCAAGCGTTTCCTGGCCGGCCCGACCGGTTGCGAAATCACCGGCATCGCCTACACGCCGGACCTGACGACGTTCTTCATCAACATCCAGCACCCGACTGGCAAGTGGCCCTCGGCCAACCTGCCGGCACGGTCGTCGACCGTGGTGGTGCGTCGCACGGACGGCAAGCCTGTCGGCGCGTAA